The DNA region ccttcgggagatacccattcccaacaactgcatcatatgcatttcatcttcgggttaatatttttgaaatctacaaatgatgtaagccaaagaagataacgaacattaactctcctcaagctagtgcatattatgatattatactgatctcttgtatttttcatgcaaataattggatttggtatgccttcaaacattttgtataaacttcaattatgttcgtcacatattttccgaagagattcgacattatgataaaatacgtaataacagaaacttttacgtagaacgggcaacatagcgttgatttaaaacccaaaaatgttttgacaagcttcataaccccacattttcgtactatacagagtgaaatgtgtcaaatttccatggccaaccgactgctaaaataaaattgaatgaagtatatatgaaAGCATCATTGATTCATAATGATCTAGTAAAGAATTTCATTCGTTTACAGACGTTGGTTGTATAACATTTCAAGGGGAATCGACAGAGATCCAGTTCAAGTGAAACTTATTTCCAAGTCAATTGGTTGCTGTAAGAGGTTTCCCGGTAGAACCTCCTTATGCAAAGGAGATGAGGTGGAACATTGGATGAAGGAGTTGAGCAGTGAGATTTCAGATAGACTAGATGAAgatttaaaagaaaataatCGAAAAGGAAGGCTTATGACAGTTAGCTTTTCGCAAATGACAAATCAAACAGAAATCAGTAGTACTCGAGCAGTACCACTAAAATcgtatgaaattgaaaaaatatggcAGCAATCCATGGAAGTATTACATAAGTATTGTCAGAAAACGGACGGTTCATATCAcataacatttttgggtttgagTATTGGAAATTTCGAAGATATCAAAAATGTAAAGACCATAACTTCATATTTCAGCAAAATTAACAAAGTTTCTCCagatccaaaaaaaattgaaagcgtCAGCGATTCTTATCGAACTAATCCAGATTACATGATAAAAGAGGAaaaatctgaaacaaaaaataaaatagaagacACTACTAGTAATAAGAATTGTGCACAGGAATCAGATATTTCAGATTCTGATGAAAAATCAGTTTACTCCAATACAACCATTGAATTGGAGGAAAATCCAGAAGATTTAATTTTCTATGATGATTCTTTGAGATCTGGAAGTGGTGAAAATCCAATCTTTACCTCTGAGAAGGCTATGAATGTTGGAAACATGGACTTGATTGAAAAAGTTCTAACAAATGCAAGCTCGGAGGAGAATTCTTTCAGAAGCAGGATGTATTCTAATGATTTTTCAAGTTCTACTTCTCCAGTGCTTTCATCCAGAAGACATGATGATATGGAAGATGAAATTGATTCTTCAAAGGAAATAGAACGTGATTTTGATACGTCGAAAATATTCGATGGGCATGATGAGGGTAGTGATGATGAATCTGAAGAAAACATTATTGCATCCGGAGAAAAAAACTGCAATTTTCCAGAACCGTCGGAAAATTGCAAGGAATGTGGTGAACTTATTCCGATTGTTGATATTGTTTCACATATGGATTATCATTTAGCCTTAAAATTATCTCAAGAATTACATGCCCCTGACTCGAAACTTGTGGAAGGTAAAAAAAGCCTGAATGAGAAACCCCCTAACAAAAAACGCAAAGTGTCTGAAGGTTTTGGGAGTATTCAGTCGTTTTACAAAAAGCAGGAAATCGGATCAGATGAAGTTACAGAATTGTGTACTGAATGTAATAAAagaattaaaattgatgatatgGTGACTCATTATGATTACCATGCCGCTAAAAAGCTACATTTAGAGTTGAATAGTCCAAGTTCTAAAAGTGAGACtattaataataaaatttctgaGCCTTCTTCTAGTTCGGTGTCAAGTaggagaaataagaaaaaaattaataatgggATGAATATTGCATCCTTTTTCAAACCAATTGACTCTTGACTATTGTGGGCCCCCTAAGTATTTGTGCAATTTCTAAAATCTCCATCAGTAACACAAGTAACAATAAAATTGTATATAACCATTACAGATTAAGTTTTTATTACTAATAAAAGAtattgttggaatttttgttattatttGAACACTTTTTGACGAGTCATCTAACAAATAAATTGAAACCAATCTTTTCCCAAGTTAAAGTAATCAACAGAAAGATTTTCAATAGTCTAACTTTGAAAATTAAATCTGTCTGATTTGATCTGAGAccattctttatttatttaaataacGACAGATATTTGGGAAAGATAACGATCGAAGAAATGGAAGTAGTGGTAATAAAAGATAAGAAATTTAACGAATATAATCTTTGGTATTCAATGATGTAGGCCGTTTTGTTACTGTAAAGATTATTTAAAATAACTTTTACGGAAAAACGTTTATTATATAGGGGATTCCCTAATTTTTAAATCATAGCTACGCCAATGGAGAGTACTCCCCATAGCTACGCCAATGCGTGCTAGTGTCACGTGTAATGTGCGATACCGGATCTTCCCTAGTATTTCAGTTTTCCCCATATTCACTCTAACTCTATCCTCCATAATTTTTTGTAATTATTTATGTATGTAATTTAATTTCACTTCGTCATTTCTGATATGTAAGAAGCTAATTAGAAGAAGAGTAAGGCCCAATAATTTTTTGGAGTAGTTCCATTGTTTTAACCTTGGTTTTTTAACTACCATCTGTCATCTCATGAACAAAACAGAAAGTTAACCTgtcaaaatatccaaaatatATCGGGAAGTACTGTGAAATATGTGTATGCAAAATCAATTTACTTAGTAACAATAACACTGTTCAATAGTCTTGTGAAGTATAAGAAAATGCGTAGTGGTTGGAATACTTCCTGAGGTTTTTGAGGAATCATCCTCCTTTTGAGTTCCCAAATTTACCCACAGGCTGATTGATGACAACTAGTCATTTTTCGTTTGATAACAGTAATACAACAAAATGTTTATGAATGAACTTATGTGCAATCTGCCATTCAGCTGTATGAGGGTGGCAAGAGATTCTGGCTCTGATGAGCTACTTCCAAACAAATTGGCTAGAGAACCTGTCCTTTTAAATGTCTACGACAtgtacaaaataaatgaatatactTCAAATGTTGGAATAGGAGTTTTTCATTCAGGTAACGCAAAATGAAATTATGATGTTAGGgcatttttctttttgaatatgCAAGCACTGAACTTGCAACCCACGTGATAACTTTGAATTAATTGTTCATAATTACATATTTGTTTTGTCtttaaatatcataaaatgtCAGTTCTTTTTGTGATTAGGTGTAGAAATATATGGAGTAGAATATGCATATGGAGGACACCAATTCCCTATCTCAGGAATTTTCAAAATCATGCCTAGAGATGAAAAAGACCTCGGAGACCAGTTTCGCTTTCGACAAACCATACAAGTGGGTTACACAGATTTTACTGAACAGGACATAGATAAATTAATCAACGAATTAGGAAAAGAGTTTAGAGGAGACAGATACCACCTTATGAATAATAATTGCAATCATTTTTCAAGTGCTTTCACAAAAGTAAGTGGTGTCCTATTACAGGAAGTGAATGTGAAGAATAATTGAAATTACAAATTtctaatataaaaaatattcctCTCTTTAGATCTTATGTGGTCATGAGATACCTCCTTGGGTAAATCGTCTTGCCTACTTTAGCAGCTGGGTGCCGTTTTTGGAAAAGTGTCTACCCAAAGAATGGCTTATGCCAATGGCCTTACAACATAGTCTCAACTATAATAGGAATGATTCAACATGTTCTGAGAGTTCTACTTCACCCTACTGAAAATGCCAAACTGATATCAGAAGACCCTGgtgaattttaatttatttgggAACATTCTATTATTGAACtgagaaaacataaaaaattctgaatttATCACTcttatttattaattattaggTATTTTTGTCAGTACTTTTCATTATCAGATGTTTCAAATCGAACCAAAGAAATATTGATGATGAAAGTTAGTTTTGAGGTTTATTTCAATATATGGCTCTGAACATAAATTCTGATGAGTCGTATCAAAGagtattttttgaaattcttcTTGATTGGATTTGGTAACGGTTAGTAGAATATTGCTCAATGGGTATCAATTTTGGAATAATAACATGTTTCAGAATGTTTCATTCTCATaataatgggaaaaaaattacgtGATTTTATATAAAAATCTATATTCATTTTGATTGCTTTGTCAATTCTATcttgttgaattattcatttcaaactaTGTTAATagattgaaaatgaattttataaaaGACTCATTGATCTAATAAAACTAAGCCTCATTCCATTCAAGTAGGAAGACTATTTTCTGGTACAAACCTGCCAATGATTGTATTTTAGCAAGTTCATCTATATTGTTCATATTGTTGATATATTAATATAACTATTATTTCACTGATACATTTTTATTTGAAGACTAGGCTCATCATCGCTGACTTTACACAATCCCACTCCATACAAGGTCCTTATAAAATATCAATACTATTACAGATTAATATGTGCGAGACTTGCAACTAATACTGTCTATAATGACCCATAAATGAGTTCTTTGAACATTCATCActctccagtcccatcctattGAGTAATTTGATAATGTCTGCATAGGTTTTCATTGTTGCAGTCTGCTTGTTGAAACAGTGAGTAAATCTAAACTGAAGCACTTGGGCAATTGTCAGCTGACGACTTTTAGTGGTCTCTTAGTTCAATTTATGGAATTGTAGGGCACTTACGTTAGTAGCAAAAATGTGTTGCAGATGTCGGTCAATCTAGACATCAGCTCCTGAACCCTCCATATTTTCAATGGCTCTGAAGAGTAATAAAGTTTTTTCTTGAATAAACGCGCAAGCGAATGTTATTGTTAAAACTTGCATTATAATTCTGAATTAATTAATACGTTACATATCCGATTAGCAATTTCACCGTGGCTTCGAAAAATGAGAAAACCTCATATTCTTGCCATGTTAAGAAATATTGACCATAAAGTAGGTCAAGTATCGGTGTGTTCTGTGATATTGACTGAGCTTCTGGTGTTttagtttttgaattaattttaaaaTGCCTTTTTTGTTACTGCGCAATCTCAGAAATTGTTGTCCACAGCATGCTGTATTTGATATCATTCTATGTCTTGGATTCTATGGGTGTTGGTCATAGAATTATATACGAAACGTTGGCATACATGTCAACAATTCGAAGCAATGTACAAGTCAACGTCATCTTGCCTTATTTTTTGGGTGTAAAACTAATGTTATGATTTCAGGACACTTCTTATTGTAAATAATTTGATTAGCTTTCATTTAAAAGTTACAAAATGGTAAGTTTCCATATGTTGCTTCCGTTAACTACTCAGATGGTTAACTTGGACAGCTCAAAGTATATTGATATCAAtcagaatgtactattttcatttttaggtGCTTATAGCAGCTGCTGTTTGCACCAAAGCAGGGAAAAGTAAGTATTGGTATCAGTCTAAGGTTGCATCTCATTAAATGAGCTTCCTTTTAGCTATTGTCTCACGACAATTTGTTGAAATGTCAAAGGCAAGAATTGAAGGTCTACTTGCTGCATTTCCCAAACTGATTCCAGTTGGAACCCAGCATACTTTCGTTGAAACCGATTCTGTTCGTTATGTATATCAGCCGTTAGAACGTTTGTATATGGTATTAATTACTACAAGAGCTAGTAATATATTAGAGGATTTGGAAACATTGAGACTCTTCGCAAGAGTGGTGAGAAAAGCATATCCATATTTATCTCGAAATTGGAAGGTTCAAATCCATAGTTACAgaataataatattaaccaATATTGACCAGAATTTCAAGGCTTACAATGAGAATATGTATCAAAATATATGACactaaattttgaaattcatggTCACATACTGTGTACATACACAGtcctaaaaataatatttctggGTAGCTCTGCCAAAAAGCTGTTCATGTTTATTGTCGATCGAATATAGAGCagcattcaaaaaaaaaaaatgaatgacgtgctatttgaaataaaaacaaccATGTGCTATGCAGACATGGGTCACATCAATTGTGCTTTAACAAGTCACTGAAAGGAAGGCATGTGAAAAAAAGTCTAAGCAATTTGTCATGTTTTTTGATATGCTGCCTGAATCTGAGAGATTACCCACATTTTACTGGATACCTGTATTTCAGATGTTCcacaaaatttattttgggGTGGTAGACTCTTTTTTCTTCAAAGTTCAGTTCAGTTGTATCTAACCCCAGGCAAAGCAAGCACTCTTGCTTGCTCTTCATGGGTTCAGATACAACTTAACCCTAAACCTACTGTATTTCACTAATTTGATTTAAAAATCATTTCACTACTCTCAATTTTACCTTATTTGTACATCCTTTTCCCTCTCAGACATTGGATATTATTCTATTTGGCTCAAAAAAGTTTTCTTGAAAGTGTCTCGAAATATATATTTCCTTCAAGTCGAGTCAAGTGTGACTCAAACTCTCAAACTTGGTAAATACCAATACTATCCAAGTGGATAATATCTATCTGAATGCCCTTAGGGTAATCCATTCATAAGTATTCAATTAGACAGAATATATTTTGTCTACTCTCCCGCACTCGTTTCTATTTCGCCCTAGTGCGggaaatgattttttccgcaCTAGTGCTGGTAATGAATCAGTTTAGAGATCCGTTTGTGCTGGCCGAATTGAACGCGTGAACGCAGAAGCGAAGTTTGCGCAAGACAAATTAATTAGCTTGtgtcaagaagatatagcacaGGAGACACAATAGGAGATACTCGGGTGTTGCCCCCATCTAGGTCACACTAGCGCAGTGGCGCATCTAGAGTCCTAGTTTGAGGGACTGACAGGTTTTAGGTAGACTATCTTTAAAATAATGAGAGAAAACGGGGAGTGATTGATTCTAACTCACCTAGATTTAGCGAGGAAACGCTCTTCTGGGGAGGGGTATTCACCCCCAGGAACCCCCGTGAATACGCCCTTGTACTAGCACGCAGAGCGTAGCTCGCATAAAATTAGGTGAAATATCTTCATGGAGCtgctgaaacggtaaaaaagaAAGGCGATCCCTGGTTATTATTTTCTTATCTATAAGTACACATTATGGATATTTGACAGTGGCACTGGGTGGATGTAAAGCTGGGCTTCATATATGATATTCCGTGCTTTGTACTACTACCACAATTAATGTACTTTTCGTTGCCAGTGGTAGTTATGATGGTGAAAAAAACTACTCAGCCTCTCTAGGTCCAATGCCCTTGCTTTGTGATTCATTTCACGACTTTTTTTTCTTGTCAACAGAAattagaactggtcaaaatgaagcgtttcaccaaaaatcccctgtacaaaactttaaaaatgacaaagtggaaaaaaaattcaaaatgattactgaaatagtaaTAGACCTTagacttatctcctgattcgaccatgtggtttcgtttaagatattggctcgttcgatatttacgtggtaataaaaatggaaactgGATTGTCAAATTGCTCTCAGTATTTtgtagtaacttacacgattttatgaaatggctgaattcgataccaactgactgaagagacttaggacacaagtgtaaaaaatagaataatacttcaaaatctcaccagtaaaattcgtctaaattattcacgacttttttcacaatgggcatcacaatcttcttgttcgaacattccaacaatcgtcgtaaaaatgggatgaaatgggaaaatatcatagcacttttcaacataactaacataagcactttcaagaaactgcctcgattttctacattttttttcaccctaaattgcacgatacaacaattatgattctctcaaaagtgacctgatgcatctaatccgatgaacttggtactgaaccattcattgtccagccatatgttttgtttcgtttttgcgatgccggagtcgggggttgtatctcagccatctttgatattttatatagacaatttttggttaaacgacttattttgatgagttctaccttctctcagaaaaaagcctcacctttgaaaacaccctgtatatgccctCGACTCTTAGAACTTTAACGGCTGTCCAGGTCGCCTGTGACTACCAGAATAATCACTTCCAAAACATACAAAACAACTTCCGGCATGCCTGTAGAACTATATTCGTCATACTTTGATTTTCGTACAAGCCCCATTGTTCAAACACTGTCACTTCATATTCTCTGAtgcttagttttttttttaacagaattgATACTATTAGATGTATTTTTTTCCCTAGATTCCCGAATATTGCCGCTCATTGGAAGAAAGCGAAATCGTTGAAAATGCTTTCTCCCTGATATTTGCTTTCGATGAAATAGTAGCTTTAGGATACAGGGAAAGTATAAACTTGTCTCAAATTCGCACCTTTGTTGAAATGGATTCGCATGAGGAAAAAGTTTATCAGGCCGTTCGTCAGGTGAGGGCTCATCGAAGAAATAATCGATTGGTTATTCTGAAATCAATTTTGACATTTTACAGACTCAAGAAAGAGAGGCAAAGAATAAAATGTGGGAGAAGGCTAAGGAGCTCCAGAGGCAAAAGATCGAAGCTAAAAAGTTGGGTAAACCCTCCTTTGGAAACAGTGGTGGATTTGGTAGTACCACTTCTTATACTCCAACCCCATCTGTGGGAGATATCGTGAATGTTTCTAATGATATAAAAACTAGTAGTTACACTGCTGCACAGTAAGTATAATATTATGTTATCAACGATCCTGTATTATACAgtcgtttttttcattttatttactgctataattttttttctagaaaacCAGTTAGCAAGGGTATGAAATTAGGAGGTAAAGGGAAAGACGTTGAATCTTTCGTGGATCAACTTAAATCGGAAGGCGAAAAAGTTAATGCTCCAACAATTAACAGTATTTCTCAAACTGGTCTTAAAATATCAGCTGTTAATAAACTGGACGTTGATGAGTAAGTACCGTTTCCtttgtatttattattattattattaaaaatccTAGTACTTCTTGGTTGTATTCAAtatcttttttattttatagCGTTCATTTGAGATTAGAAGAAAAATTACTGCTCAGCATTGGAAGAAATGGTGGTATACAACAGTTTGAATTATCTGGATTGATAACATTGCACATTGGTAATGAAAAATGGGGACGAATTCGTGTACAGATAGAGAACCAAGATAGCAGAGGGGTTCAGCTACAAACGCATCCAAATGTAGATAAGGAGTTATTCAAAATGCGCTCTCAGGTTTGTGGTGATTCTAGaagatattcgatttttctggCTTGATTATCCTTTAACAtctaaattttaatgaatcaATACGTGTTGCAGATTGGATTAAAACAACCAGCTAAACCTTTTCCCTTAAAAACTGATGTGGGGGTTTTGAAATGGAGACTCCACAGTACAGACGAGAGTTTTGTCCCTCTGCAAATTAATTGTTGGCCTTCAGAAGCGGGCGATGGTAGTTGTGATGTTAACATTGAATACGAACTGGCTCAAGCAGATCTCG from Coccinella septempunctata chromosome 1, icCocSept1.1, whole genome shotgun sequence includes:
- the LOC123320842 gene encoding DNApol-eta encodes the protein MPYTERVVALIDMDCFYCQVEEKLDPNLAGKPIAVVQYNQWKGGGIIAVNYLAREKGVTRQMRGDEAKEKCPNIQLPRVPQVRGKADLTKYREAGKQVAEVLKSFTNILERASIDEAYLDLTEAVNTELKNGFPIISLQDLSNTFVVGQETADFLANISQNRNSGFYEDDIKLLVGGLIVEKIRAEVYKKTGYKCSAGIAHNKILAKLVCGLHKPNKQTILPQGAVPQMFASLPIRKIKSLGGKFGHILSETLNINYIGELLKFTEKELVQRFDEKTGRWLYNISRGIDRDPVQVKLISKSIGCCKRFPGRTSLCKGDEVEHWMKELSSEISDRLDEDLKENNRKGRLMTVSFSQMTNQTEISSTRAVPLKSYEIEKIWQQSMEVLHKYCQKTDGSYHITFLGLSIGNFEDIKNVKTITSYFSKINKVSPDPKKIESVSDSYRTNPDYMIKEEKSETKNKIEDTTSNKNCAQESDISDSDEKSVYSNTTIELEENPEDLIFYDDSLRSGSGENPIFTSEKAMNVGNMDLIEKVLTNASSEENSFRSRMYSNDFSSSTSPVLSSRRHDDMEDEIDSSKEIERDFDTSKIFDGHDEGSDDESEENIIASGEKNCNFPEPSENCKECGELIPIVDIVSHMDYHLALKLSQELHAPDSKLVEGKKSLNEKPPNKKRKVSEGFGSIQSFYKKQEIGSDEVTELCTECNKRIKIDDMVTHYDYHAAKKLHLELNSPSSKSETINNKISEPSSSSVSSRRNKKKINNGMNIASFFKPIDS
- the LOC123310359 gene encoding deubiquitinase DESI2, with the protein product MFMNELMCNLPFSCMRVARDSGSDELLPNKLAREPVLLNVYDMYKINEYTSNVGIGVFHSGVEIYGVEYAYGGHQFPISGIFKIMPRDEKDLGDQFRFRQTIQVGYTDFTEQDIDKLINELGKEFRGDRYHLMNNNCNHFSSAFTKILCGHEIPPWVNRLAYFSSWVPFLEKCLPKEWLMPMALQHSLNYNRNDSTCSESSTSPY
- the LOC123321511 gene encoding coatomer subunit delta, whose product is MVLIAAAVCTKAGKTIVSRQFVEMSKARIEGLLAAFPKLIPVGTQHTFVETDSVRYVYQPLERLYMVLITTRASNILEDLETLRLFARVIPEYCRSLEESEIVENAFSLIFAFDEIVALGYRESINLSQIRTFVEMDSHEEKVYQAVRQTQEREAKNKMWEKAKELQRQKIEAKKLGKPSFGNSGGFGSTTSYTPTPSVGDIVNVSNDIKTSSYTAAQKPVSKGMKLGGKGKDVESFVDQLKSEGEKVNAPTINSISQTGLKISAVNKLDVDDVHLRLEEKLLLSIGRNGGIQQFELSGLITLHIGNEKWGRIRVQIENQDSRGVQLQTHPNVDKELFKMRSQIGLKQPAKPFPLKTDVGVLKWRLHSTDESFVPLQINCWPSEAGDGSCDVNIEYELAQADLELTDVNIIIPLPIGCVPVVGECDGTYTHESRKNQLVWNMPIIDDTNKNGSLEFNAPRAIPNDFFPVSVTFSSKTSYAKIKIIDVLLVDDDSPVKHSCETVFYPEKYEIV